The following proteins are encoded in a genomic region of Corylus avellana chromosome ca4, CavTom2PMs-1.0:
- the LOC132178982 gene encoding leucine-rich repeat protein 1-like — MVSPISLVSLVFAVAIASVDCNIEVDALSAWKTNLVDPNGYLKNWDPTLVNPCTWFHITCNDDDRVTRVDLGKDELSGILVPQLGDLSNLQYLEVYGNNISGDIPTEIGKLTTLIALDLYENQLSGTIPSSLGNLVSLNYLRLNSNKLSGAVPAEVLQLVKSGNLLV, encoded by the exons ATGGTTTCCCCAATTTCACTAGTTTCTCTTGTATTTGCTGTTGCTATTGCATCGGTAGATTGCAACATTGAAG TGGATGCTCTTTCTGCCTGGAAAACCAACTTGGTAGACCCTAACGGTTACCTTAAGAACTGGGATCCAACTTTGGTAAATCCATGCACCTGGTTTCACATTACTTGCAACGATGATGATCGCGTCACAAGGGT gGACCTCGGCAAAGATGAACTTTCGGGAATTCTTGTCCCTCAGCTTGGAGACTTGTCTAATCTTCAATATTT GGAGGTATATGGAAATAACATAAGTGGAGACATACCAACGGAAATTGGTAAACTAACGACCCTGATTGCCTTGGACCTGTACGAGAATCAACTTTCTGGGACCATCCCATCATCTCTTGGAAACTTGGTTTCCTTAAACTATTT GAGATTAAACAGTAACAAGCTTAGTGGCGCAGTACCAGCAGAGGTCCTTCAACTTGTTAAATCGGGGAATTTGCTTGTTTAG
- the LOC132178981 gene encoding leucine-rich repeat protein 1-like: MVSPISLVSLVFAVAIASVDCNIEGDALSAWKTNLVDPSNVLQSWDSTLVNPCTWYHITCDLNDHVTRVDLGHIGLSGILVPQLGDLSNLQYLEVYGNSLTGVIPTEIGKITTLISLDLYQNQLSGTIPPSLGSLVSLKFLRLNSNKLTGAVPAEVLQLVKSGSLTVYNVSDNQLVGSVHHTNTAELGSK; encoded by the exons ATGGTTTCCCCAATTTCACTAGTTTCTCTTGTATTTGCTGTTGCTATTGCATCTGTAGATTGCAACATTGAAG GGGATGCACTTTCTGCCTGGAAAACCAACTTGGTAGACCCTAGCAATGTCCTTCAGAGCTGGGATTCAACTTTGGTGAATCCATGCACCTGGTATCATATTACTTGCGACCTTAATGATCACGTCACAAGGGT gGACCTTGGCCATATTGGACTTTCGGGAATTCTTGTCCCTCAGCTTGGAGACTTGTCTAATCTTCAATATTT GGAGGTATATGGAAATAGCCTAACTGGAGTCATACCAACGGAAATTGGTAAAATAACGACCCTGATTAGCTTGGACCTGTACCAGAATCAACTTTCTGGGACCATCCCACCATCTCTTGGAAGCTTGGTTTCCTTAAAGTTTTT GAGATTGAACAGTAACAAGCTTACTGGCGCAGTACCAGCAGAGGTCCTTCAACTTGTTAAATCAGGGAGTTTGACTGTTTA TAATGTATCAGACAACCAGCTAGTAGGGAGTGTCCACCACACAAACACAGCAG agCTCGGAAGTAAATGA